In the genome of Drosophila subpulchrella strain 33 F10 #4 breed RU33 chromosome 2L, RU_Dsub_v1.1 Primary Assembly, whole genome shotgun sequence, one region contains:
- the LOC119546131 gene encoding aspartate--tRNA ligase, mitochondrial isoform X1, translating into MLLISRTLWRSHQRLQLQQQLVHSSSSGGLLAEKHIRHRSTPDSLVSAQEPADCGHIMSGRYRGGGGGGGGGRFGGRGGGGGGGGGGGGNFGGGDGGGYNDFDNYRGGGGGGGGPAFNDNFGPGPGPNPFNMGGPNISGNDLMQLMSAMASNFNMNSQPPQPMRQSCGELRNHHCGLFVELTGRLIKKRVNRFAELRDRNGGACQLVVLEDKHPRVARRMNNMPENTTLTIVGLVMRRPHNSCNQTMPTGEIEVEVQDILNIHFPTSGTKRAGDKRTYSTMVQQQTNLGITSTEYKIAKNENILKYFENRDLTCNDLRREDVGKTVTLVGWIPSTKNNKFLQLKDGYGQTQLMIEDQSLSDTFLSTPEQTVIQIVGKVLGRPKANVNLKYDTGEVEVSVTSVKIVNPDDPYDGPIKAKEKQQKLSIDDLEAEEAAAEASGNLSSNNGESKEDGADADPTANSSNTVEQRVKVADTNKFADRTHNCGELTSNEINEKVIICGWLEFQRMNKFFILRDAYGQTQVLLLPKTVGLEDYVETGVPIESIVRVEGTVIPRPAATINPKMQTGHVEVEADRVTVLNPAKKNLPFEIRKFNRAGERLRLTHRYLDLRFTDMQHNLRLRSSVIMKMREYLINYLGFVEVETPTLFRRTPGGAQEFVVPTRKSGHFYSLVQSPQQFKQMLMSGGIDRYFQVARCYRDEATRPDRQPEFTQLDIELSFTSRDDIMQLIEETLRYSWPKDFLRLQTPFRRITYEEALEKYGCDKPDTRFGFLLNNISEIIEKSDDFKEKYEDLGAYAIVVRASEAFWNGTARKHYEGLGREFKGTLFVRKFGPTKDVQDKLGNLLGEEVATEVAEKFDLEENDLLFLGIGPKVETRTLLGRIRLDYHEFLIENAKIKKQNDFRFLWVIDFPLFERNRETNQLESVHHPFTLPHSDDLDNFATSCENMENIRSQAYDLVLNGQEVGGGSIRIHDRDMQHFILEQILKIPHDHLSHLLSALESGCPPHGGIALGLDRLMAILCRARSIRDVIAFPKSLNGRDPLSNAPVPISEEEMKLYHLSVTEDEETSTNNTSHEQEDDDPDQERAPPSPMSATSDSEQPEMDVDIKAEPDDEEKPVPVKEPVKPPTKAAVKAAPAAEVPPPDEPVSPVAATPSRVRRVVKKKV; encoded by the exons cggcggcggcagatTCGGAGGACGAGGTGGCggtggcggtggtggtggtggtggtggtggtaaCTTTGGAGGAGGAGATGGCGGTGGCTACAACGACTTCGACAACTACCGCGGTGGCGGTGGCGGGGGCGGAGGTCCCGCCTTCAATGACAACTTCGGTCCCGGTCCCGGGCCAAATCCCTTCAACA TGGGTGGTCCCAACATTTCCGGCAACGATCTTATGCAGCTGATGAGCGCCATGGCCAGCAACTTCAACATGAACTCGCAACCCCCGCAGCCGATGCGCCAGAGTTGCGGCGAGTTGCGCAACCACCACTGCGGATTATTTGTGGAGCTGACCGGCAGGCTGATCAAGAAGCGGGTTAATCGCTTTGCAGAGCTGCGCGATCGCAACGGGGGAGCCTGCCAGCTGGTGGTTCTGGAGGACAAGCATCCGCGGGTGGCGCGCCGCATGAACAACATGCCTGAGAACACCACCTTGACCATTGTGGGTCTGGTGATGCGTCGTCCGCACAATTCGTGCAATCAGACCATGCCAACCGGCGAGATTGAAGTGGAGGTGCAGGACATCCTCAACATTCACTTCCCCACCAGCGGGACTAAGCGAGCTGGTGACAAGCGCACCTACAGCACCATGGTGCAGCAGCAGACTAACCTTGGGATAACCAGCACCGAGTACAAGATAGCCA AGAACGAGAATATCTTAAAGTACTTTGAGAACCGCGATCTCACCTGCAACGATCTGCGTCGCGAAGATGTGGGCAAGACGGTGACCCTGGTGGGTTGGATTCCGTCTACCAAGAATAACAAATTTCTACAGCTTAAGGATGGTTATGGCCAGACTCAACTTATGATCGAGGATCAGTCG CTTAGCGACACCTTCCTATCGACACCAGAGCAGACTGTAATTCAGATAGTGGGCAAAGTTTTGGGCAGACCCAAAGCCAATGTTAATTTG AAATACGATACTGGTGAGGTGGAAGTTAGTGTGACAAGCGTGAAGATCGTGAACCCAGACGATCCCTACGACGGTCCCATCAAGGCCAAGGAGAAGCAGCAGAAGCTGTCAATCGACGATCTGGAGGCTGAAGAGGCTGCCGCCGAAGCCTCGGGCAATCTCAGCAGCAATAATGGAGAATCCAAGGAAGATGGAGCGGATGCAGACCCAACTGCTAATAGCTCCAATACTGTggagcaacgagtcaaggtaGCGGATACCAACAAGTTTGCCGATCGCACACACAACTGCGGTGAACTAACCTCCAATGAGATCAACGAAAAAGTAATCATATGCGGCTGGCTAGAGTTCCAGCGAATGAACAAGTTCTTTATACTTCGGGATGCTTATGGACAAACTCAGGTTCTCTTGTTGCCCAAAACAGTGGGTCTAGAGGATTATGTGGAAACGGGCGTGCCCATTGAATCGATTGTGCGTGTGGAAGGTACAGTGATACCTCGCCCAGCGGCCACCATAAATCCCAAAATGCAAACTGGACATGTTGAGGTGGAAGCAGATAGGGTGACTGTTCTCAACCCAGCTAAGAAAAACCTACCGTTTGAGATTCGGAAGTTCAATCGCGCTGGCGAACGCTTGAGACTCACTCATCGGTATCTGGATCTGCGCTTTACTGATATGCAGCACAATCTTCGCCTCCGATCGTCTGTTATTATGAAAATGCGAGAGTATCTGATCAACTATTTGGGTTTCGTTGAGGTGGAGACACCGACCCTCTTTAGGAGGACTCCCGGTGGAGCCCAAGAGTTTGTGGTGCCCACTCGTAAATCAGGACACTTTTATTCGCTCGTGCAGAGTCCACAGCAATTTAAGCAGATGTTGATGTCCGGAGGAATAGACAGATACTTCCAGGTGGCTCGTTGCTACAGGGATGAAGCGACGCGTCCAGATCGTCAGCCAGAGTTCACCCAATTGGATATTGAGCTTTCCTTTACCAGCCGGGATGACATCATGCAACTCATTGAGGAGACACTCCGCTATTCGTGGCCCAAAGATTTTCTTCGGTTGCAAACACCTTTCCGTCGCATTACCTACGAGGAGGCACTCGAAAAGTACGGTTGTGACAAACCGGACACTCGGTTCGGTTTCCTTCTAAACAATATCTCTGAAATCATTGAAAAGAGCGACGATTTCAAGGAAAAGTACGAGGATCTCGGCGCATATGCCATCGTGGTGCGGGCAAGTGAAGCCTTTTGGAATGGAACTGCCCGGAAGCATTACGAGGGTCTCGGTAGGGAATTTAAGGGCACGTTGTTCGTACGTAAATTCGGTCCAACGAAGGATGTGCAAGACAAGCTCGGCAACCTGCTGGGCGAGGAAGTTGCCACCGAGGTAGCCGAGAAGTTTGATCTCGAGGAGAACGACCTGCTCTTTCTGGGCATTGGACCGAAAGTGGAAACT CGCACTCTATTGGGTCGCATCCGACTGGACTATCACGAGTTTTTGATCGAGAACGCTAAAATAAAGAAGCAGAATGACTTCCGCTTCCTGTGGGTGATCGACTTCCCGCTGTTCGAGCGGAATCGTGAGACCAACCAGTTGGAGAGCGTTCATCATCCGTTTACCCTACCACACAGCGATGATCTCGACAACTTTGCCACGAGCTGCGAAAACATGGAGAACATACGCTCCCAGGCTTACGATTTGGTCCTAAACGGCCAGGAAGTAGGAGGTGGTTCCATTCGAATTCACGATCGTGACATGCAGCACTTCATACTTGAACAGATTCTAAAGATCCCACATGATCATTTGTCGCACTTGCTCAGCGCATTGGAGTCTGGCTGCCCGCCCCATGGTGGCATTGCCTTGGGTTTGGATCGCCTGATGGCCATCCTATGCCGCGCACGATCAATTCGTGATGTGATTGCATTCCCCAAGTCACTTAACGGGCGTGATCCGCTCTCAAACGCTCCGGTTCCCATTTCCGAGGAGGAGATGAAGCTGTACCACCTTTCGGTGACAGAAGATGAAGAGACCAGCACAAACAACACGTCACACGAACAGGAGGACGACGATCCCGACCAAGAGCGTGCTCCTCCATCTCCGATGTCGGCGACCAGCGACTCTGAGCAGCCGGAAATGGATGTGGATATCAAGGCAGAGCCTGATGACGAAGAGAAACCTGTACCAGTAAAAGAGCCAGTCAAGCCGCCAACCAAAGCGGCAGTCAAAGCAGCTCCCGCCGCCGAAGTACCCCCACCCGAC
- the LOC119546131 gene encoding aspartate--tRNA ligase, mitochondrial isoform X2, translated as MSGRYRGGGGGGGGGRFGGRGGGGGGGGGGGGNFGGGDGGGYNDFDNYRGGGGGGGGPAFNDNFGPGPGPNPFNMGGPNISGNDLMQLMSAMASNFNMNSQPPQPMRQSCGELRNHHCGLFVELTGRLIKKRVNRFAELRDRNGGACQLVVLEDKHPRVARRMNNMPENTTLTIVGLVMRRPHNSCNQTMPTGEIEVEVQDILNIHFPTSGTKRAGDKRTYSTMVQQQTNLGITSTEYKIAKNENILKYFENRDLTCNDLRREDVGKTVTLVGWIPSTKNNKFLQLKDGYGQTQLMIEDQSLSDTFLSTPEQTVIQIVGKVLGRPKANVNLKYDTGEVEVSVTSVKIVNPDDPYDGPIKAKEKQQKLSIDDLEAEEAAAEASGNLSSNNGESKEDGADADPTANSSNTVEQRVKVADTNKFADRTHNCGELTSNEINEKVIICGWLEFQRMNKFFILRDAYGQTQVLLLPKTVGLEDYVETGVPIESIVRVEGTVIPRPAATINPKMQTGHVEVEADRVTVLNPAKKNLPFEIRKFNRAGERLRLTHRYLDLRFTDMQHNLRLRSSVIMKMREYLINYLGFVEVETPTLFRRTPGGAQEFVVPTRKSGHFYSLVQSPQQFKQMLMSGGIDRYFQVARCYRDEATRPDRQPEFTQLDIELSFTSRDDIMQLIEETLRYSWPKDFLRLQTPFRRITYEEALEKYGCDKPDTRFGFLLNNISEIIEKSDDFKEKYEDLGAYAIVVRASEAFWNGTARKHYEGLGREFKGTLFVRKFGPTKDVQDKLGNLLGEEVATEVAEKFDLEENDLLFLGIGPKVETRTLLGRIRLDYHEFLIENAKIKKQNDFRFLWVIDFPLFERNRETNQLESVHHPFTLPHSDDLDNFATSCENMENIRSQAYDLVLNGQEVGGGSIRIHDRDMQHFILEQILKIPHDHLSHLLSALESGCPPHGGIALGLDRLMAILCRARSIRDVIAFPKSLNGRDPLSNAPVPISEEEMKLYHLSVTEDEETSTNNTSHEQEDDDPDQERAPPSPMSATSDSEQPEMDVDIKAEPDDEEKPVPVKEPVKPPTKAAVKAAPAAEVPPPDEPVSPVAATPSRVRRVVKKKV; from the exons cggcggcggcagatTCGGAGGACGAGGTGGCggtggcggtggtggtggtggtggtggtggtaaCTTTGGAGGAGGAGATGGCGGTGGCTACAACGACTTCGACAACTACCGCGGTGGCGGTGGCGGGGGCGGAGGTCCCGCCTTCAATGACAACTTCGGTCCCGGTCCCGGGCCAAATCCCTTCAACA TGGGTGGTCCCAACATTTCCGGCAACGATCTTATGCAGCTGATGAGCGCCATGGCCAGCAACTTCAACATGAACTCGCAACCCCCGCAGCCGATGCGCCAGAGTTGCGGCGAGTTGCGCAACCACCACTGCGGATTATTTGTGGAGCTGACCGGCAGGCTGATCAAGAAGCGGGTTAATCGCTTTGCAGAGCTGCGCGATCGCAACGGGGGAGCCTGCCAGCTGGTGGTTCTGGAGGACAAGCATCCGCGGGTGGCGCGCCGCATGAACAACATGCCTGAGAACACCACCTTGACCATTGTGGGTCTGGTGATGCGTCGTCCGCACAATTCGTGCAATCAGACCATGCCAACCGGCGAGATTGAAGTGGAGGTGCAGGACATCCTCAACATTCACTTCCCCACCAGCGGGACTAAGCGAGCTGGTGACAAGCGCACCTACAGCACCATGGTGCAGCAGCAGACTAACCTTGGGATAACCAGCACCGAGTACAAGATAGCCA AGAACGAGAATATCTTAAAGTACTTTGAGAACCGCGATCTCACCTGCAACGATCTGCGTCGCGAAGATGTGGGCAAGACGGTGACCCTGGTGGGTTGGATTCCGTCTACCAAGAATAACAAATTTCTACAGCTTAAGGATGGTTATGGCCAGACTCAACTTATGATCGAGGATCAGTCG CTTAGCGACACCTTCCTATCGACACCAGAGCAGACTGTAATTCAGATAGTGGGCAAAGTTTTGGGCAGACCCAAAGCCAATGTTAATTTG AAATACGATACTGGTGAGGTGGAAGTTAGTGTGACAAGCGTGAAGATCGTGAACCCAGACGATCCCTACGACGGTCCCATCAAGGCCAAGGAGAAGCAGCAGAAGCTGTCAATCGACGATCTGGAGGCTGAAGAGGCTGCCGCCGAAGCCTCGGGCAATCTCAGCAGCAATAATGGAGAATCCAAGGAAGATGGAGCGGATGCAGACCCAACTGCTAATAGCTCCAATACTGTggagcaacgagtcaaggtaGCGGATACCAACAAGTTTGCCGATCGCACACACAACTGCGGTGAACTAACCTCCAATGAGATCAACGAAAAAGTAATCATATGCGGCTGGCTAGAGTTCCAGCGAATGAACAAGTTCTTTATACTTCGGGATGCTTATGGACAAACTCAGGTTCTCTTGTTGCCCAAAACAGTGGGTCTAGAGGATTATGTGGAAACGGGCGTGCCCATTGAATCGATTGTGCGTGTGGAAGGTACAGTGATACCTCGCCCAGCGGCCACCATAAATCCCAAAATGCAAACTGGACATGTTGAGGTGGAAGCAGATAGGGTGACTGTTCTCAACCCAGCTAAGAAAAACCTACCGTTTGAGATTCGGAAGTTCAATCGCGCTGGCGAACGCTTGAGACTCACTCATCGGTATCTGGATCTGCGCTTTACTGATATGCAGCACAATCTTCGCCTCCGATCGTCTGTTATTATGAAAATGCGAGAGTATCTGATCAACTATTTGGGTTTCGTTGAGGTGGAGACACCGACCCTCTTTAGGAGGACTCCCGGTGGAGCCCAAGAGTTTGTGGTGCCCACTCGTAAATCAGGACACTTTTATTCGCTCGTGCAGAGTCCACAGCAATTTAAGCAGATGTTGATGTCCGGAGGAATAGACAGATACTTCCAGGTGGCTCGTTGCTACAGGGATGAAGCGACGCGTCCAGATCGTCAGCCAGAGTTCACCCAATTGGATATTGAGCTTTCCTTTACCAGCCGGGATGACATCATGCAACTCATTGAGGAGACACTCCGCTATTCGTGGCCCAAAGATTTTCTTCGGTTGCAAACACCTTTCCGTCGCATTACCTACGAGGAGGCACTCGAAAAGTACGGTTGTGACAAACCGGACACTCGGTTCGGTTTCCTTCTAAACAATATCTCTGAAATCATTGAAAAGAGCGACGATTTCAAGGAAAAGTACGAGGATCTCGGCGCATATGCCATCGTGGTGCGGGCAAGTGAAGCCTTTTGGAATGGAACTGCCCGGAAGCATTACGAGGGTCTCGGTAGGGAATTTAAGGGCACGTTGTTCGTACGTAAATTCGGTCCAACGAAGGATGTGCAAGACAAGCTCGGCAACCTGCTGGGCGAGGAAGTTGCCACCGAGGTAGCCGAGAAGTTTGATCTCGAGGAGAACGACCTGCTCTTTCTGGGCATTGGACCGAAAGTGGAAACT CGCACTCTATTGGGTCGCATCCGACTGGACTATCACGAGTTTTTGATCGAGAACGCTAAAATAAAGAAGCAGAATGACTTCCGCTTCCTGTGGGTGATCGACTTCCCGCTGTTCGAGCGGAATCGTGAGACCAACCAGTTGGAGAGCGTTCATCATCCGTTTACCCTACCACACAGCGATGATCTCGACAACTTTGCCACGAGCTGCGAAAACATGGAGAACATACGCTCCCAGGCTTACGATTTGGTCCTAAACGGCCAGGAAGTAGGAGGTGGTTCCATTCGAATTCACGATCGTGACATGCAGCACTTCATACTTGAACAGATTCTAAAGATCCCACATGATCATTTGTCGCACTTGCTCAGCGCATTGGAGTCTGGCTGCCCGCCCCATGGTGGCATTGCCTTGGGTTTGGATCGCCTGATGGCCATCCTATGCCGCGCACGATCAATTCGTGATGTGATTGCATTCCCCAAGTCACTTAACGGGCGTGATCCGCTCTCAAACGCTCCGGTTCCCATTTCCGAGGAGGAGATGAAGCTGTACCACCTTTCGGTGACAGAAGATGAAGAGACCAGCACAAACAACACGTCACACGAACAGGAGGACGACGATCCCGACCAAGAGCGTGCTCCTCCATCTCCGATGTCGGCGACCAGCGACTCTGAGCAGCCGGAAATGGATGTGGATATCAAGGCAGAGCCTGATGACGAAGAGAAACCTGTACCAGTAAAAGAGCCAGTCAAGCCGCCAACCAAAGCGGCAGTCAAAGCAGCTCCCGCCGCCGAAGTACCCCCACCCGAC